Genomic DNA from Pseudomonas helmanticensis:
ACCCCGCCGAAGTCCGAGCGGCAGACCCTGCTGTTCTCCGCGACCTTCACCGAAGACGTGATGAACCTGGCCAAGCAGTGGACGACCGATCCGTCCATCGTCGAAATCGAAATCACCAACGTCGCCAACGAAAACGTCGAGCAGCACATCTACGCCGTGGCCGCTGCCGACAAGTACAAATTGCTCTATAACCTGGTCAACGATAATGGCTGGGAGCGGGTGATGGTCTTCGCCAACCGCAAGGACGAAGTCCGTCGCATCGAAGAGCGTCTGGTGCGCGATGGCGTGAATGCTGCGCAGTTGTCCGGCGACGTGCCGCAACACAAACGCATCAAGACCCTCGAGGGTTTCCGCGAAGGCAAGATTCGCGTACTGGTCGCTACCGATGTTGCCGGTCGCGGCATTCACATCGACGGCATCAGCCACGTGATCAACTTCACCTTGCCGGAAGTGCCGGACGACTACGTGCACCGCATCGGCCGTACCGGTCGCGCGGGCGCTGATGGCGTGTCGATCAGCTTCGCCGGGGAAGACGACTCCTACCAGTTGCCGTCCATCGAAGAAAAGCTCGGTCGCAAGATCAGCTGTGAAACGCCGCCAACGCATCTGTTGCGCGCAGTCGAGCGCAAGCGTCCGCAATAAGCGACGCTTAAAAGAAAAGCGCAGCCGGCAACGGACTGCGCTTTTTTTTCGTCCGGCCTTTCATCAGGCGCTTGCGAGAGATAACTAAAAGTCCATAATGGACAAATTAGTTTAGATCTAGACTCCGGAGCCTGACATGTCCAGTACACCCTACGTGATCGACCCACTTCAGGCCCGAGAGCTTCTGGCGCGCATCGACGTGCCGCAGATCCTGCGCAAGCTGTTTCGCGACCTCGCCAACGGGAAAGCCGTGCAACCCGCGCAACAACTGGTGGAATTTCCACAGGGTGACGGCGACTTCATCAATTATCTGGGTGTGCTGGCTGAAGACGGCGTTTACGGTGTGAAGACCTCGCCGTATATCGTTCGCGAGCAAGGCCCGTTGGTGACGGCGTGGACATTGTTGATGTCGATGAAAACCGGCCAGCCATTGCTGCTTTGTGATGCCGGAGAACTGACCATCGCGCGCACGGCGGCGACCACCGCCGTGGCGGTCGACGCCTTGGCTCCGTCGAACGCTAGCCGACTGGCGATCATCGGCAGCGGCAAGGTTGCTCAGGCGCATCTTCATTACGTGAAATCGCTGCGTGACTGGCAGAGCATCAGCGTGTATTCGCCGTCCCTGTTCGAAGACGCTGATACACAGGCACGGTTGAAAACCATCGCTGCCGATCTGAACATCGCCGACAGCCGCGAAGCCGCCCTCGCCGAGGCCGACGTGATCATGCTCTGCACCTCGTCCGCCGGGCCGGTGATCGATCCCGCCGCATTGAACAAACCGGCCCTGATCACCTCGATCAGCACCAACGCCCCCCGTGCCCACGAAGTACCGCCGCAGAGCCTTAACGACATGCAGGTGTTCTGCGACTATCGTCTGACCACGCCGGGTTCGGCGGGTGAAATGTTGATCGCGACAGAACAGCATGGCTGGAGCAAGGATTCGATTGTCGGCGACCTCGCCGATCTGCTCAGCGAAAAAGTCCAGCGCCCGGGTTACGACCGTCACGTGTTCTTCCGTTCAATCGGCCTGGGCCTGGAAGACATCGCCCTCGCCAATGCCGTTTATCACTTGACCCACTAACACCACAAATCCCCTGTAGGAGCTGCCGAAGGCTGTGATCTTTTGATCTTGATCTTAAAAACAAAGATCAAAAGATCACAGCCTTCGGCAGCTCCTACAGGGATCGCATTCCGATTGGGGAGTTGCCAATGGCAGATCCCCAGAGAGCCACGATAGCTTTGGAGTTTTTCATGAGCCAGGCAGATTTCATCATCATCGGCGGCGGAATTGCCGGCGCTTCCACCGGGTTCTGGCTGTCGCCGCACGGCAAAGTCATCGTGCTCGAACGCGAATCGCACCCCGCCTATCACTCCACCGGACGCTCCGCCGCGTTGTTCACCGCAGCGTACGGCACACCGCAAGTACGCGCCCTGACCCAAGCCAGTCGGGAGTTTTTCGATCATCCACCGGCCGGTTTCTGCGAACACCCATTGCTGACCCCGCGCGGTGAAATGACCGTGGATTTCACCGGTGACCCCGCCGAACTCAACAACCAATACCTCAGCGCCAAAGCCACCGTGCCGGAAATGCAACTGCTCAGCGCCGACGAAGCCTGCGCGCGGTTACCGATCCTGCGTCGGGAAAAAGTCCACGGTGCGATCTACGACCCGAGCGCCAGCGACATCGACACCGACGCGTTGCATCAAGGCTACCTGCGCGGGATCCGCCGCAACAGCGGCGAAGTGCATACCGACTGCGAAGTGCTTGGCCTCAGCCGTGATGCCGATGGCCTCTGGCACATACAAACCCACGGCCAGACCTTCAGCGCCCCCGTGATCATCAACGCTGCCGGCGCCTGGGCCGACAAGATCGGCGCACTGGCCGGCGCCAGATCGCTGGGCCTGCAACCGAAACGTCGCGCCGCGTTCATCTTCGCCGGCCCCGAGGGCGTCGACATTCATCACTGGCCGATGCTGGTCAGCCTCGACGAGTCCTTCTATATGAAGCCCGACGCCGGCATGTTCCTCGGCTCGCCAGCCAACGCCGATCCGGTCGAACCCCACGATGTGCAGCCGGAAGAACTCGACATCGCCATGGGCATCTATCAGATCGAAGAAGCGACTACGCTGACCATCCGCCGGCCGACCCGCACCTGGGCCGGTCTGCGCAGCTTCGTTGCCGACGGTGATTTACTCAGCGGTTTCGATCCGCAAGTGCCGGGGCTGTTCTGGGTCGCCGCGCAAGGTGGCTACGGCATTCAGACCTCGCCGGCGATGGGCCAGGCCAGCGCGGCGCTGGTGCGCGGTCAACCACTGCCCGAGCACTTGCAGCAGTTCGGACTGGACAGCGCCATGCTCTCCCCTGCACGCCTCGCCTGATCGTCCATCCGGATGACGCGCCCAACGGATTGCGGCACACTCGCAACGCCTCCTGATCACGGAGGCGTTGACGCTGCCTGGAGTTCCACTGTCATGACCGCCCCTGAACTCGACCCGGCGCTGGATAACTTCCGCGCCATCGCCGATGCCATCGCCACGCTGTTCTTTCCGCACGCCGAAGTGGTGCTGCACGACCTGCGCACACAGAAGGTCGACTACATCGCCAACAACCTGTCCAAGCGCGAGATCGGTGACGATTCATCGCTGGAAGACATGCTCAGCGAGGATGTCAGCGACCGTAATATCGGCCCGTACGAAAAGCTCAATTGGGACGGTCAGAAGATTCGCAGCCTGAGCACCGTGCTGCGCAACGGCGAAGGTCTGCCGCTGGCGGTGCTGTGCATCAATCTGAATATTTCGCTGTTCGAGAATGCCAAGGCCGCGCTGGACCTGTTCCTCTCGCCGAGCAAACTGATCCCGCAACCGGATTCACTGTTTCGCGATGACTGGCAGGAACGTATCAACACCTTCCTGCACGCCTGGCTGCGCGAGCGGCAACTGAGCCTGAGTGTGCTGACCCGCGATCACAAACGTGAACTGGTGCTGGCGCTGCACGCCGAGGGCGCGTTCAAGGGCAAGAGCGCCTCGAACTATGTGGCCAATGTGCTGAACATGGGGCGGGCGACGGTGTACAAACACCTGAAGGAATTGAAAGGCTGAAGATCAACAGATCGCAGCCTGCGGCAGCTCCTACAGGAAAACGCATTCCCCTGTAGGAGCTGCCGCAGGCTGCGATCTGTTCAATCAGTCGCCGTAGATATCGGACTTGAAATACTTCTCGGAAATCTTCTGGTACTCGCCACTCGCGCGAATGCCATCAATGGCGCCGTTCAACTGACTGACCAATTCGCTATTGCCCTTGCGCACCGCAATCCCCGCGCCCTCGCCCACGTACTTCGGATCCTTCAACTCAGGCCCGACAAACGCATAGCCCTTGCCGCGTGGCATCGACAGAAAGTCATTCAGCGGAATGGTATCGGCGAAAATCGCATCGAGCCGCCCCGCAGCCAGATCCATGTAGATCTCTTCGTTGTTGCTGTAGCGCTTGACGTTGATGCCCTTCGGTTCAAACACCTCGGTGGCGTAACGATCGGTGGTGGTCGCGCGCTGCACGCCGACGTTCTTGCCCTTGAGGCTGGCGTATTGATCATCAACGGTGGCGCCATCCTTCATCACCAGGCGCGACGAAGTGAAGTAGTACTTGTGGGTGAAATCCACCGACTTCTTGCGGTCTTCGTTGATGGTCATCGATGAAAGCGCCATGTCGATCTTCTTCACTTTCAGCGAAGGAATCAGCCCGTCGAACTCACCTTCGACCCACACGCACTTGACCTTCATCTGCGCGCACAGGGCATTGCCGATGTCGTAGTCGAAACCGACGATTTCACCTTGGTCGGTTTTAGAGGCGAACGGTGGATAAGCGGCTTCGATACCGATGCGCAGGGTTTGCTCGGCGGCGAACACGCTGGCGCAGGTCAACAGGCTGAGGGCCAGACCGGTGATGAGGGGGAGTTTCTTCATGTTCGTTCTCTCGCGGAAGTTGTTGTTGGTTTGGCAAGAAAGAGCTGAAACGGAGGGGAGATACTTTTTTGTACTTATAAATCCATATTGGACTTATATGTACAAATCGTCAATTCGGGGCAGAAGCAAAAAGATCGCAGCCTTCGGCAGCTCCTACAGGGGTATGCCGACCCAATGTAGGAGCTGCCGAAGGCTGCGATCTTTTGATTTACTTCTTCCAGCGATCGGCAGCTGCATGATCACTGTCCCGCCCCTCAACCCAACGCGGTCCGTCGCTGGTGTTTTCCTTCTTCCAGAACGGCGCACGGGTTTTCAGGTAATCCATGACGAATGCGCAGGCATCGAAAGCGGCCTGACGATGGGCGCTGGCGGCACCGACGAACACGATCGGCTCGCCCGGCTCGAGCGCGCCGATGCGGTGCAGCACTTCCAGCTTCAACAGCGGCCAGCGCTGCTCGGCTTCGATGGCGATCTTGCCGAGGGCTTTTTCGGTCATGCCCGGATAGTGTTCGAGGAACATCCCCGCCACATCCAGGCCATCGTTGAAGTCGCGCACATAACCGACAAAACTCACCACCGCACCGACGCCGACATTGGCCGCGTGCATCGCGTTGACTTCAGCGCCCGGATCGAACGGCGTAGCCTGCACACGAATCGCCATGGCTCAGCCTCCGGTCACGGTAGGAAAGAACGCCACTTCGTCGCCATCGACCACTGGCTCGTCGAGCTGGCAGAGGTCTTCGTTGCGCGCACACATCAGGTTCTGCTCGCTCAGCACCTCGGCGCCGTCACGTTGCGCGAGCAATGCACGCACATCGTCGACGGTGGCGAAATCGCCTTCAACCTTCACCGAATCGACGCCCAGCGCTTCCCGGTAACGGGCAAAAAACTTCACGGTCAGGTTCATGGCTGCTCCGCTTGAAAATGCCCGCTCTTGCCGCCGACCTTCTCCAGCAGGCGCACGCTTTCGATGGTCATGCCACGATCGACGGCTTTGCACATGTCGTAGATGGTCAGGGCGGCGACGCTGGCAGCCGTCAGCGCTTCCATTTCGACGCCGGTCTGCCCGGACAGTTTGCAGCGGGCAACGATGCGCACGGTGTCGTCGCCATCAGCGCTGAGCTCGACTTTGACGCCAGTGAGCATCAGCGGGTGGCACAGGGGAATCAGATCGCTGGTTTTCTTCGCCGCCTGAATGCCGGCAATGCGCGCCACGGCGAACACGTCACCCTTGGGGTGGCCGCCGCTGACGATCATCTGCAGGGTTTCGGGGAGCATGCGCACCAGCGCCTGGGCCGTCGCTTCACGGAACGTCACGGCTTTTTCGGTGACGTCGACCATGTTGGCGCGACCTTGGGAATCGAGATGAGTCAGCACGGGATTACTCCTGATCAGGAGCGGGGATTGTAAACCTGCGGGTCAAATTTCTGCGAGTCGGATTATCACGCAACCCGTGTAGGAGCTGCCGAAGGCTGCGATCTTTTGATCTGGCTTTATACAGCACAGTCAAAAGATCGCAGCCTTCGGCAGCTCCTACATTTGGTTTTGTGTTCAGGCAGAAAAAAACGGGCGGCTTTTGGGCCGCCCGGTTTTGTTGACGATGCGGTTACAGATGGGTTTCGGCGTATTCGGCCAGGATCGAGCGAGGCACCCCTTGCAGGGTGATGTGCACACCGTTGGGGAAATCCTTGAAGCGTTCAGTCAGGTAGGTCAGCCCGGAGCTGGTCGCGGACAGGTAAGGGGTGTCGATCTGTGCGAGGTTGCCCA
This window encodes:
- a CDS encoding helix-turn-helix transcriptional regulator translates to MTAPELDPALDNFRAIADAIATLFFPHAEVVLHDLRTQKVDYIANNLSKREIGDDSSLEDMLSEDVSDRNIGPYEKLNWDGQKIRSLSTVLRNGEGLPLAVLCINLNISLFENAKAALDLFLSPSKLIPQPDSLFRDDWQERINTFLHAWLRERQLSLSVLTRDHKRELVLALHAEGAFKGKSASNYVANVLNMGRATVYKHLKELKG
- the moaC gene encoding cyclic pyranopterin monophosphate synthase MoaC, yielding MLTHLDSQGRANMVDVTEKAVTFREATAQALVRMLPETLQMIVSGGHPKGDVFAVARIAGIQAAKKTSDLIPLCHPLMLTGVKVELSADGDDTVRIVARCKLSGQTGVEMEALTAASVAALTIYDMCKAVDRGMTIESVRLLEKVGGKSGHFQAEQP
- a CDS encoding ABC transporter substrate-binding protein, which codes for MKKLPLITGLALSLLTCASVFAAEQTLRIGIEAAYPPFASKTDQGEIVGFDYDIGNALCAQMKVKCVWVEGEFDGLIPSLKVKKIDMALSSMTINEDRKKSVDFTHKYYFTSSRLVMKDGATVDDQYASLKGKNVGVQRATTTDRYATEVFEPKGINVKRYSNNEEIYMDLAAGRLDAIFADTIPLNDFLSMPRGKGYAFVGPELKDPKYVGEGAGIAVRKGNSELVSQLNGAIDGIRASGEYQKISEKYFKSDIYGD
- a CDS encoding NAD(P)/FAD-dependent oxidoreductase → MSQADFIIIGGGIAGASTGFWLSPHGKVIVLERESHPAYHSTGRSAALFTAAYGTPQVRALTQASREFFDHPPAGFCEHPLLTPRGEMTVDFTGDPAELNNQYLSAKATVPEMQLLSADEACARLPILRREKVHGAIYDPSASDIDTDALHQGYLRGIRRNSGEVHTDCEVLGLSRDADGLWHIQTHGQTFSAPVIINAAGAWADKIGALAGARSLGLQPKRRAAFIFAGPEGVDIHHWPMLVSLDESFYMKPDAGMFLGSPANADPVEPHDVQPEELDIAMGIYQIEEATTLTIRRPTRTWAGLRSFVADGDLLSGFDPQVPGLFWVAAQGGYGIQTSPAMGQASAALVRGQPLPEHLQQFGLDSAMLSPARLA
- the moaE gene encoding molybdopterin synthase catalytic subunit MoaE — its product is MAIRVQATPFDPGAEVNAMHAANVGVGAVVSFVGYVRDFNDGLDVAGMFLEHYPGMTEKALGKIAIEAEQRWPLLKLEVLHRIGALEPGEPIVFVGAASAHRQAAFDACAFVMDYLKTRAPFWKKENTSDGPRWVEGRDSDHAAADRWKK
- a CDS encoding ornithine cyclodeaminase family protein; its protein translation is MSSTPYVIDPLQARELLARIDVPQILRKLFRDLANGKAVQPAQQLVEFPQGDGDFINYLGVLAEDGVYGVKTSPYIVREQGPLVTAWTLLMSMKTGQPLLLCDAGELTIARTAATTAVAVDALAPSNASRLAIIGSGKVAQAHLHYVKSLRDWQSISVYSPSLFEDADTQARLKTIAADLNIADSREAALAEADVIMLCTSSAGPVIDPAALNKPALITSISTNAPRAHEVPPQSLNDMQVFCDYRLTTPGSAGEMLIATEQHGWSKDSIVGDLADLLSEKVQRPGYDRHVFFRSIGLGLEDIALANAVYHLTH
- a CDS encoding MoaD/ThiS family protein, with the translated sequence MNLTVKFFARYREALGVDSVKVEGDFATVDDVRALLAQRDGAEVLSEQNLMCARNEDLCQLDEPVVDGDEVAFFPTVTGG